One Bdellovibrio bacteriovorus str. Tiberius DNA segment encodes these proteins:
- a CDS encoding U32 family peptidase, with product MQTQSFKRPELLLPVGTKEMAMAAIHNGADAIFMGVPGFNARGRSYDFQIEEVKEIIDTCHLYGVKVNLAFNILIFQNELHKAAETLEKILPLKPDAFIVQDLGLVRLIRQMAPNQRVHGSTQMSISNAEAIIWLDDLGIQRFVLARENSIKEIHSIKQNTDKEIEVFVHGALCVSYSGQCFTSESIGGRSANRGQCAQSCRFNYEMYVDEEKRDLGGKSFLVSPQDLCGINEVPSLLEAGVDCFKVEGRLKTPEYVATAARSFDQAIESAQNHQALMNPVLLKKQMATAFSRGFFSGWFHGVDHQRLVEGTFSAHRGFEFGKVVRVKDSSLEVELTEENIQQGLKADFIQAGDGVLWVYQDRNGQSAEKGGFVFAVKSLNTRRFELEFSRDINMSEMFMGARVFYNHDKDLKRDVALSVEDKERKKRLPVSIRAEASLGQPLKVTYTDGRYSVSATSANICEPAKSKGLNSLDLREELFALMGSPFRGEEFTCELDAAAPLFLPARQVKELRQQLVKELTDLRIQNGAAPEIQTALAVGEWIEGNKTTEKAAPGAKLNLLLREKGQVEDFVNAIKSGELTTAGLNLVILDFEFGLDFEPSLKLLKENGIKVAIATTRILKPNEHRNVKHLFNLNPDAILARNLGAVQWLQANNYQGEILGDFSLNVTNHLTAQYLLNKGLHSLCLGYDLNNVQVSELIQAGKAAQFEVTAYQYMPSFHMEHCVFAAFLSKGSSFKDCGKPCEKHQVKLKDQFGNWHQIKPDQECRNTMYNGTSQSAARYVKEWESLGLGYIRYEALKERHSELITKIQGHLDFISGKKDLESLIKDLGNVESYGLSESHFQREKEYQSRKK from the coding sequence ATGCAAACACAAAGCTTCAAACGTCCTGAACTGTTACTTCCCGTGGGTACCAAAGAGATGGCTATGGCCGCCATCCATAACGGTGCCGATGCCATTTTCATGGGTGTACCGGGTTTCAATGCCCGCGGACGAAGCTATGATTTCCAAATCGAGGAAGTTAAAGAAATCATCGACACGTGCCACCTGTACGGCGTGAAGGTGAACCTGGCCTTCAATATTTTGATCTTCCAAAACGAACTGCACAAGGCAGCCGAGACCCTTGAAAAAATTCTTCCACTAAAACCTGATGCGTTCATCGTTCAGGATCTGGGTTTGGTGCGTCTGATTCGCCAGATGGCGCCGAATCAGCGTGTGCACGGTTCCACACAAATGAGCATCAGCAACGCCGAAGCCATCATCTGGCTTGATGATCTGGGCATTCAGCGCTTCGTATTGGCGCGTGAAAACTCGATCAAAGAAATTCACTCGATCAAACAAAACACCGACAAAGAAATCGAAGTCTTTGTGCATGGCGCTCTTTGTGTGAGCTATTCAGGTCAGTGTTTTACATCCGAAAGTATTGGTGGCCGTTCTGCCAACCGCGGTCAGTGTGCACAAAGCTGTCGCTTCAATTACGAAATGTATGTTGATGAAGAAAAGCGTGACCTGGGTGGCAAGTCCTTCCTGGTGTCCCCGCAGGACCTGTGCGGCATCAACGAAGTGCCAAGCCTGCTTGAGGCCGGTGTTGACTGCTTCAAGGTTGAAGGCCGCCTGAAAACGCCTGAATATGTTGCCACCGCAGCCCGCAGTTTTGATCAGGCGATTGAGTCTGCGCAGAATCATCAGGCCCTGATGAATCCGGTGCTTTTGAAAAAACAAATGGCCACTGCATTTTCCCGTGGCTTCTTCAGTGGCTGGTTCCATGGTGTGGATCACCAGAGGCTTGTGGAAGGCACGTTCAGTGCCCACCGTGGTTTTGAGTTCGGTAAAGTTGTTCGCGTCAAGGACAGCTCTTTGGAAGTCGAACTGACCGAAGAAAACATCCAGCAGGGGCTGAAAGCGGACTTCATCCAGGCCGGTGACGGTGTGTTGTGGGTTTATCAGGACCGCAACGGACAAAGTGCTGAAAAAGGTGGATTCGTTTTCGCGGTAAAATCCCTGAACACCCGCCGGTTTGAATTGGAATTCTCTCGCGATATCAACATGAGCGAAATGTTTATGGGTGCTCGTGTGTTCTATAATCACGATAAAGACCTGAAACGTGACGTGGCATTAAGTGTGGAAGACAAGGAAAGAAAGAAACGTCTTCCGGTGTCTATCCGTGCAGAGGCTTCGCTGGGTCAGCCTTTGAAAGTCACCTACACGGACGGTCGTTACTCTGTTTCCGCAACTTCAGCTAACATCTGTGAGCCGGCGAAGAGCAAAGGGCTGAATTCCCTGGATTTGCGTGAAGAGCTTTTTGCTTTGATGGGAAGCCCGTTCCGCGGTGAAGAGTTCACGTGCGAACTGGACGCGGCTGCGCCGTTGTTCCTGCCTGCTCGTCAGGTGAAGGAACTGCGTCAGCAGTTGGTCAAAGAATTGACGGATCTGCGCATTCAAAATGGCGCAGCACCAGAAATCCAGACGGCATTGGCTGTCGGCGAATGGATTGAAGGCAACAAGACGACTGAAAAAGCCGCTCCGGGTGCAAAACTGAATCTGCTTCTGCGTGAAAAAGGGCAGGTCGAAGACTTCGTTAACGCCATCAAATCCGGCGAGCTGACGACGGCTGGTTTGAATCTGGTTATTCTGGATTTCGAATTCGGTTTGGATTTTGAACCCAGCTTGAAACTGCTGAAAGAAAACGGCATCAAGGTGGCGATTGCGACCACTCGTATTTTGAAACCGAATGAACACCGCAATGTGAAGCATCTGTTCAATTTGAATCCGGATGCGATCCTGGCAAGAAACTTGGGTGCGGTTCAATGGCTTCAAGCCAATAACTATCAGGGCGAGATCCTGGGTGACTTCAGCCTGAACGTGACCAATCACCTGACAGCGCAATATCTGCTGAATAAGGGCCTTCACAGCCTTTGCCTGGGTTATGATTTGAACAACGTGCAAGTCAGTGAGCTGATTCAGGCCGGTAAAGCCGCACAATTTGAAGTGACCGCTTATCAGTACATGCCAAGCTTCCACATGGAGCACTGTGTGTTCGCCGCGTTCCTAAGCAAAGGTTCCAGCTTCAAGGATTGTGGCAAACCATGTGAAAAGCACCAGGTGAAACTGAAAGACCAATTCGGCAACTGGCACCAGATTAAGCCGGACCAGGAATGCCGTAATACCATGTACAACGGGACTTCGCAGTCAGCGGCCCGCTATGTGAAGGAATGGGAATCATTGGGTCTGGGTTATATCCGCTATGAAGCGTTGAAAGAACGTCATTCGGAGTTGATCACAAAAATTCAGGGCCATTTGGACTTCATCAGCGGCAAAAAGGATCTTGAATCTTTGATCAAGGATCTGGGGAACGTGGAAAGTTATGGTTTGTCAGAAAGCCACTTCCAGAGAGAAAAAGAATACCAAAGCCGTAAGAAGTAA
- a CDS encoding chorismate mutase, whose product METINSLRQEIDQVHKEMHALLLRRRDLTMAVWKIKQQEGQPFFNAAREEQILKDFVNMDGKQGQDPAMDELLKGVMNSVLREYEKYLRSKFE is encoded by the coding sequence ATGGAAACAATCAACAGTCTCCGTCAGGAAATTGATCAGGTTCACAAAGAAATGCATGCCCTATTGCTGCGCCGTCGTGATTTGACGATGGCCGTCTGGAAGATCAAGCAGCAGGAAGGTCAGCCTTTCTTCAATGCTGCCCGTGAAGAACAAATTCTGAAAGACTTCGTCAATATGGACGGAAAACAGGGGCAGGATCCCGCGATGGATGAACTCCTGAAAGGGGTCATGAACTCGGTGTTACGGGAATACGAAAAGTATCTTCGTTCAAAATTTGAATAA
- a CDS encoding class I SAM-dependent rRNA methyltransferase: MTSAAVTFENTIETIELKRDVTKHLKQGHRWLFANCFDPSRNLKSGIHLLNYKGEALALGIWQGDTQLRFRVLVLAEEPIFRRNNMKRTLELYFDSQWRKAVQIRKTFDLSVTNSFRLINGEGDGLPGLVVDVYNDTAVIKHDHPIMEKTWNAPAIAEKIQEAFPQVKCVYLKRRNDAEEKGVNIVGTLAPEVQFLENGVLFASNIRDAAKTGFFLDQRDNRKMIQHFAKDKTVLNLFSYTGGFSIFAAKGGATEVTSVDIAKVAIQAVARNFEINNLKTVHHDVATDAFAYLEQLNTEKKKYDIVITDPPSFAPNEKSVEQAKAAYTKVFSNSIKLVNPEGLFAASSCSSHISTKEFMDICQEAFSRARKKATLVYIGGQPVDHPYPLAMEELRYLKFALFRLD, translated from the coding sequence ATGACTTCTGCTGCCGTCACATTTGAAAACACCATTGAAACCATCGAGCTAAAACGTGATGTGACCAAGCACTTAAAACAAGGTCACCGCTGGCTTTTCGCCAACTGCTTTGATCCCAGCCGCAACCTGAAATCCGGGATTCACCTGCTGAACTATAAGGGCGAGGCTCTGGCTCTGGGCATCTGGCAGGGCGACACTCAATTGCGTTTCAGAGTTCTGGTTTTGGCCGAAGAGCCTATCTTCCGCCGCAACAACATGAAGCGCACGCTTGAATTGTACTTCGACAGCCAGTGGCGCAAAGCCGTTCAGATTCGTAAAACTTTTGATCTATCTGTGACCAACTCGTTCCGCCTGATCAACGGTGAAGGCGACGGTCTGCCGGGCCTGGTCGTGGACGTCTATAACGACACGGCCGTGATCAAACACGACCACCCGATCATGGAAAAAACCTGGAATGCCCCGGCCATTGCCGAAAAAATCCAGGAAGCCTTCCCTCAGGTGAAATGCGTCTATCTGAAGCGCCGTAACGACGCGGAAGAAAAAGGCGTAAACATCGTAGGGACCCTGGCCCCGGAAGTTCAGTTCCTGGAAAACGGCGTCCTGTTCGCATCCAATATCCGTGACGCTGCAAAGACCGGCTTCTTCCTGGATCAGCGTGACAACCGAAAGATGATTCAGCACTTTGCCAAAGACAAAACGGTGCTGAACCTGTTCAGCTATACCGGGGGCTTTTCGATCTTTGCCGCCAAAGGTGGCGCCACCGAAGTCACGAGCGTGGATATCGCGAAAGTCGCTATTCAGGCCGTGGCCCGCAATTTTGAAATCAACAACCTAAAAACTGTTCACCATGATGTGGCCACCGATGCCTTTGCCTATCTTGAGCAACTGAACACCGAAAAGAAAAAATACGACATCGTGATCACCGACCCGCCAAGCTTTGCCCCGAATGAAAAATCGGTCGAACAAGCCAAGGCCGCTTACACCAAAGTATTCTCTAACTCCATCAAACTGGTGAATCCTGAAGGCCTGTTTGCAGCAAGTTCTTGTTCCAGCCATATCTCTACCAAAGAGTTTATGGATATCTGTCAGGAAGCCTTTTCCCGCGCCCGTAAGAAGGCCACGTTGGTTTACATTGGCGGCCAGCCCGTGGATCACCCCTATCCTTTGGCGATGGAAGAACTTCGCTATCTGAAATTTGCCCTGTTCCGCCTGGACTAA
- a CDS encoding JmjC domain-containing protein — translation MAQKNGTPKAASTVLDQKFWQNFAKNHWEKKPLVARNVKSGLLEMTDAEIFELLVSYSDRCREMNDPEGLKFFIDGAKADPEEVLELLPEKSDKSLLGYHKRMNAQFPDYCLVCDELLQVNLKKQHLLQDFTDDLFRHVGFPNRFSEIGLYLGNYRKTPFGVHVDSCGVFSFPVAGVKRFRLWPAAYGDKHPELDRTFNYEKHKKHSQLVEVGPGDMTYWPSSEWHIAESDGSFSATWSLGVWVDQTHRDMFGTALKNLVDARLDSAGLKVTTPFKTLHDKSGEVGELPKMYQDSLKALKSLSAAELEEAFLKSWMKHISLQGFKTVPVSTVKVTAKSRLQLRSVRSPVLWQQSAVNKKSFSLSFGGVLVQSSAAGLLKLVKDLNAGKVCVPSQYLKTKGDKLDQRLLQELADAGAFHV, via the coding sequence ATGGCGCAAAAAAACGGCACCCCCAAGGCTGCATCCACCGTGCTTGATCAGAAGTTCTGGCAGAACTTCGCCAAGAACCATTGGGAGAAAAAGCCCCTGGTTGCCCGCAATGTGAAGTCCGGTCTGCTGGAGATGACGGATGCCGAGATCTTCGAGCTTTTGGTCAGCTATAGTGATCGTTGCCGTGAAATGAATGACCCCGAAGGTTTGAAGTTCTTCATTGATGGCGCTAAAGCCGACCCGGAAGAAGTTTTAGAGTTGCTTCCGGAAAAGTCCGACAAATCCTTGTTGGGATATCACAAACGTATGAATGCCCAGTTCCCGGATTATTGCCTGGTCTGTGACGAGCTTTTGCAGGTGAATCTGAAAAAGCAGCATCTGTTGCAGGACTTTACCGACGATCTTTTCCGCCATGTGGGTTTTCCAAATCGTTTTTCTGAAATCGGACTTTATCTGGGGAATTATCGCAAGACTCCGTTCGGGGTTCATGTGGATTCCTGCGGGGTCTTCAGCTTCCCGGTGGCGGGGGTGAAAAGATTCCGTCTGTGGCCTGCGGCGTATGGAGATAAACATCCCGAACTGGATCGCACGTTCAATTATGAAAAACACAAAAAACATTCCCAGCTTGTCGAAGTCGGCCCGGGGGACATGACGTATTGGCCATCTTCAGAGTGGCATATCGCTGAATCTGACGGTTCCTTCAGCGCGACGTGGAGTCTGGGTGTGTGGGTCGATCAGACTCATCGGGATATGTTCGGGACGGCATTGAAGAATCTGGTTGATGCGAGGCTGGATTCAGCGGGGTTGAAAGTCACAACACCGTTTAAGACGTTGCATGACAAGTCCGGTGAAGTCGGGGAGCTGCCAAAGATGTATCAGGACTCTTTGAAAGCGTTGAAGTCCCTGAGTGCCGCAGAACTTGAAGAGGCTTTCTTGAAATCCTGGATGAAGCACATTTCGCTTCAAGGGTTTAAGACCGTGCCTGTATCGACCGTGAAGGTCACTGCGAAATCGCGCTTACAGCTTCGCAGTGTGCGGTCGCCCGTGTTGTGGCAGCAGAGTGCGGTGAATAAGAAAAGTTTCAGTTTGAGCTTCGGCGGAGTTTTGGTTCAGAGCTCTGCCGCCGGACTTTTGAAGCTGGTGAAAGATTTGAATGCCGGGAAAGTCTGTGTTCCCAGTCAGTACTTGAAAACCAAAGGAGACAAGCTGGACCAGCGCTTGCTGCAAGAGCTGGCTGATGCTGGGGCGTTTCACGTTTGA
- a CDS encoding malate dehydrogenase, whose translation MKAPVRVAVTGAAGQIGYALLFRIASGAMLGADQPVILQLLEIPDEKAQKALKGVMMELDDCAFPLLHSMIATGDPAVAFKDADVALLVGARPRGPGMERKDLLTANGQIFTGQGEAIGKYANPNVKVLVVGNPANTNAYIAMKSAMKHGRVQAKNFTAMLRLDHNRALSQLATKTGKPVASFKKVAVWGNHSPTMYPDVRFATADGAKVPELLKLGTTEGDAWNKDTFIPTVGKRGAAIIEARGLSSAASAASAAVDHIRDWWLGTNGEWVTMGIPSDGSYDIPEGIMYGFPVTCKNGEYEIVKGLEIDAFSREKMNNTLKELTEERDAVASML comes from the coding sequence ATGAAAGCTCCTGTTCGTGTTGCAGTTACCGGCGCTGCCGGCCAAATCGGTTATGCACTTCTTTTCCGTATCGCTAGTGGTGCGATGTTGGGTGCAGATCAACCGGTGATCCTTCAACTTCTAGAAATCCCAGATGAAAAAGCTCAAAAAGCGCTGAAAGGCGTGATGATGGAGCTTGATGACTGCGCGTTCCCTTTGTTGCACTCCATGATCGCTACAGGTGATCCGGCAGTTGCTTTCAAAGACGCTGATGTTGCTTTGCTTGTTGGTGCACGTCCCCGTGGCCCGGGCATGGAACGTAAAGACCTTTTGACTGCAAACGGCCAGATCTTCACTGGTCAAGGTGAAGCGATTGGTAAATACGCAAATCCAAATGTAAAAGTTTTGGTTGTTGGTAACCCGGCAAACACGAACGCTTACATCGCAATGAAATCCGCGATGAAGCACGGTCGCGTACAGGCGAAAAACTTCACAGCAATGCTTCGTTTGGATCACAACCGCGCATTGTCTCAGTTGGCGACTAAAACTGGTAAACCAGTTGCTTCCTTCAAAAAGGTTGCAGTTTGGGGTAACCACAGCCCAACGATGTACCCGGATGTTCGTTTCGCAACAGCTGACGGTGCAAAAGTTCCTGAGTTGCTTAAACTTGGTACCACTGAAGGTGATGCCTGGAATAAAGACACGTTCATCCCGACAGTGGGTAAACGTGGCGCTGCGATCATCGAAGCTCGTGGTTTGTCTTCTGCCGCTTCTGCAGCCTCTGCAGCAGTTGATCACATCCGTGACTGGTGGTTGGGCACAAACGGTGAGTGGGTTACAATGGGTATTCCTTCTGACGGTTCTTACGACATCCCAGAAGGCATCATGTACGGTTTCCCTGTCACTTGCAAAAACGGCGAATACGAGATCGTAAAAGGTCTTGAGATCGACGCTTTCTCTCGCGAGAAAATGAACAACACGTTGAAAGAGCTGACTGAAGAACGCGACGCTGTTGCTTCAATGCTTTAA
- a CDS encoding pentapeptide repeat-containing protein, protein MNYIEATESQMLQMLNTPDTEISGFEFIKMDFTEVSLKSALFTDCKFVGCHFANCSLMNVTFRGVVFEDCNLMGTNWTEVRKNGNYSFKGCKLDYASFQGVDLRGSDFVNCVVRESDFAGANLSKVSFNGASLAGTSFTNANIEKADFRGAREYFIDPKFTKIKDAQFSFPEVLVLIEALGAKVDL, encoded by the coding sequence ATGAACTACATCGAAGCCACCGAAAGCCAGATGCTGCAAATGCTGAACACCCCGGATACGGAAATCTCGGGATTTGAGTTTATCAAGATGGACTTCACTGAGGTCAGTCTGAAAAGTGCCCTTTTCACTGACTGTAAATTCGTCGGGTGCCACTTTGCGAATTGTTCCCTGATGAATGTCACTTTCCGCGGGGTCGTGTTTGAAGACTGCAATCTGATGGGCACTAACTGGACAGAAGTGCGCAAGAACGGCAACTATTCATTTAAGGGATGCAAATTGGATTATGCAAGTTTCCAAGGGGTGGATCTGCGGGGCTCGGACTTCGTTAACTGCGTGGTTCGCGAGTCTGACTTTGCTGGCGCCAACCTTTCCAAAGTCAGCTTTAACGGAGCCTCTCTGGCTGGGACATCTTTCACCAATGCCAATATCGAAAAAGCCGACTTCCGCGGCGCCCGGGAATACTTTATTGATCCCAAGTTCACAAAAATCAAAGACGCACAGTTTTCTTTCCCGGAAGTTTTGGTTCTGATCGAAGCGCTGGGTGCGAAAGTGGATCTATAA
- a CDS encoding YihY/virulence factor BrkB family protein, which produces MKFKQRFSSFLDQISKHEVFILSSSIAYTTGLALAPFVLILLSLATLFGDATRDKIFAGFSDVVGQQASGSIKMIVENAEKNPQGTGISGAIGFIVLLVSASAIFSQLRYALDKINEHKATEKEQGMMGFVKDRFLSMGLLLGFVFLTITSMILTTTLTLVLPEQDGWFWQSLVFVITLMVFSLLFTAIYRFVPTDKASWKRCAVAGVTSAVFFNIGKTLIGLYLGTAGLEKSYGAAGSIVVFLAWVYYSGLTLLVSYEFANGVLLRVPPHTKIVRSTPRSKESRNQITLNTN; this is translated from the coding sequence ATGAAGTTCAAGCAGCGTTTTTCAAGTTTTCTGGATCAGATCAGCAAGCATGAGGTCTTTATTCTTTCATCATCCATAGCCTACACCACAGGTTTGGCACTGGCTCCTTTTGTTCTGATCCTGTTGTCCCTGGCGACTTTGTTTGGGGATGCGACTCGCGATAAGATCTTTGCCGGTTTTTCGGACGTTGTGGGTCAGCAGGCCAGTGGCTCTATTAAGATGATCGTTGAAAATGCAGAAAAGAATCCGCAAGGGACAGGTATTTCAGGGGCCATTGGTTTCATCGTGTTGTTGGTGTCGGCCTCTGCCATTTTTTCGCAGTTGCGGTATGCACTGGATAAAATCAATGAACACAAAGCCACCGAAAAAGAACAGGGGATGATGGGGTTTGTGAAGGACCGCTTCTTGTCCATGGGGCTGTTACTGGGGTTTGTTTTTCTGACGATCACATCAATGATTTTAACGACAACATTGACCTTGGTTCTGCCCGAACAAGACGGGTGGTTCTGGCAGTCGTTGGTTTTCGTAATTACTTTGATGGTGTTTTCGCTGCTTTTTACCGCGATCTATCGTTTTGTCCCGACGGACAAGGCGTCCTGGAAAAGATGTGCGGTGGCCGGGGTGACCAGCGCGGTCTTTTTTAATATTGGCAAGACGCTGATTGGACTTTATCTGGGCACCGCAGGCCTTGAAAAATCGTACGGCGCGGCAGGGTCGATTGTGGTCTTTCTGGCGTGGGTTTATTACAGCGGGCTGACTCTGCTGGTAAGCTATGAGTTCGCGAATGGGGTGCTGTTGCGGGTGCCGCCTCACACGAAAATCGTGAGGTCGACACCGCGGTCAAAAGAGTCCCGGAATCAGATCACGCTTAACACAAACTAA
- a CDS encoding endonuclease I family protein codes for MGQSFILLSAALILTSIAAKADLRSDLKKDVISKHDPISYDKAQVELLGNVALIRLTDGSYAIDEVYCSTPYGKTHLGNGVGPRKEPSSMIINVEHTVAQSWFKGRHYFNVGKADLHHLYPSDSRANSMRGNFAFGDVGTIKNTPKCFDEQRQDISTESKLGSGGGSDLVFEPPVKHKGNVARAIFYFAVRYDFPIPAAQEATLRRWNKLDPVDQSELERNNAIERIQGNRNPFIDHPEYVDQISKF; via the coding sequence GTGGGCCAATCATTCATTTTGCTATCTGCTGCACTAATTTTAACTTCTATTGCTGCCAAAGCCGACCTTCGCAGCGATCTAAAAAAAGACGTCATTTCCAAGCACGATCCAATTTCTTATGACAAAGCCCAAGTAGAGCTGCTTGGCAACGTAGCTCTGATCCGACTGACCGACGGCTCTTATGCCATCGACGAAGTCTACTGCTCCACACCATATGGTAAAACCCATCTGGGTAACGGCGTGGGCCCAAGAAAAGAACCTTCTTCCATGATCATCAACGTTGAACACACAGTTGCACAATCCTGGTTCAAGGGACGCCACTATTTCAACGTAGGCAAAGCAGACCTGCACCACCTTTACCCGTCTGATTCCAGAGCCAATTCCATGCGCGGCAATTTTGCGTTTGGTGACGTGGGCACCATCAAAAACACGCCAAAATGCTTTGATGAACAAAGACAGGACATTTCCACAGAATCCAAACTGGGCAGCGGCGGTGGCAGCGATCTGGTTTTTGAACCACCTGTAAAACACAAAGGCAATGTTGCCAGAGCGATCTTCTACTTCGCGGTTCGCTATGACTTCCCAATCCCTGCGGCACAGGAAGCGACTCTTCGCCGCTGGAACAAGCTGGATCCTGTCGACCAGTCAGAATTGGAACGCAACAATGCCATTGAAAGAATTCAAGGCAACCGCAATCCATTCATTGATCACCCGGAATACGTTGATCAAATCTCTAAGTTCTAA